The Emys orbicularis isolate rEmyOrb1 chromosome 21 unlocalized genomic scaffold, rEmyOrb1.hap1 SUPER_21_unloc_2, whole genome shotgun sequence genome has a segment encoding these proteins:
- the TBC1D25 gene encoding TBC1 domain family member 25 produces the protein MAAAAGGGAREEEEEREVVRVRVKKREGFLQPEFRTFAVDPQITSLDVLQHILIRAFDLNGKKNFGISYLGQEKQGQETYLSLLSDWDLATAFASASKPYLQLLVDIKPSEDSPLLEDWDIISPKDVISTDLLLVEKRSLAAAALPFTQSIISQVGRTLSKVQQALSWSYGEDVKPFKPPLSDSEFHTYLNHEGQLNRPEELRLRIYHGGVEPSLRKVVWRYLLNVYPDGLTGQERMNYMKRKTREYDQLKGQWAERASPEDLDFIRSNVLKDVLRTDRTHPYYAGSEDNPHLTALHDLLTTYAVTHPQISYCQGMSDIASPILAVMDNEAHAFICFCGIMKRLEGNFQVDGEVMSLKFSHLKLLLQYSDPEFYAYLLSRGADDFFFCYRWLLLELKREFAFEDALRMLEITWSSLPPDPPEKEVELVGPPARLSESGQPVRQRHMLRPTCSFDATGDRPCLEEPGARPCLEQKTLLKQSSFGEFKYYSAREDSSEEEPSLRSQRSMEEEEDFCSEQDPLLQLPAMTKSFSAPSLRPLTPPTPSRDSPSSPSPLSGSEKNESLPEEKGDLAGDTPSSPPSSPLPTAPSPATVSLPPPQEFGKGNPFMLFLCLAILLEHRDHIMKNNMDYNELAMHFDRLVRRHNLAKVLHRAKALFADYLQSEVWDSEEGDEAAAESPAVS, from the exons atggcggcggcggcggggggcggggcccgggaggaggaggaggagcgggaggTGGTGCGGGTCCGGGTCAAG AAGCGCGAGGGGTTCCTGCAGCCTGAGTTCCGCACCTTTGCCGTCGATCCCCAGATCACCTCGCTGGATGTCCTACAGCACATCCTCATCCGCGCCTTCGACCTCAACGG GAAGAAGAACTTTGGGATCAGCTACCTGGGCCAGGAGAAGCAGGGCCAGGAGACGTACCTGTCGCTGCTGTCGGACTGGGACCTGGCCACGGCCTTCGCCAGCGCCTCCAAGCCCTACCTGCAGCTCCTCGTAGACATCAAGCCTTCGGAAGACA gccccctgctggaggactGGGACATCATCAGCCCCAAAGATGTCATCAGCACTGATCTGCTCCTGGTGGAGAAGCGGTCCCTGGCGGCGGCCGCCCTGCCTTTCACCCAGTCCATCATCTCCCAG GTGGGCCGGACGCTGTCGAAGGTCCAGCAGGCTCTGAGCTGGTCCTACGGGGAGGACGTGAAGCCGTTCAAACCACCGCTGAGCGACTCCGAGTTCCACACCTACCTGAACCACGAGGGGCAGCTGAACCGGCCCGAGGAGCTGCGGCTACGCATCTACCACGGCGGCGTGGAGCCCTCGCTGCGGAAA gtggTGTGGCGCTACCTGCTGAACGTCTACCCGGACGGGCTGACGGGCCAGGAGCGCATGAACTACATGAAGCGCAAGACGCGGGAGTACGACCAGCTAAAGGGCCAGTGGGCGGAGCGGGCCAGCCCCGAAGACCTGGACTTCATCCGCAGCAACGTCCTCAAGGACGTTCTCCGCACGGACCGCACCCACCCCTACTACGCTGGCTCGGAGGACAACCCGCACCTGACCGCCCTTCACGACCTGCTGACCACCTACGCCGTCACCCACCCGCAGATTTCCTACTGCCAGGGCATGAGCGACATCGCCTCGCCCATCCTGGCTGTCATGGACAACGAGGCCCACGCCTTCATCTGCTTCTGCGGCATCATGAAGCGCCTGGAAGGCAACTTCCAGGTGGACGGCGAGGTGATGTCCCTCAAGTTCTCCCACCTCAAGCTCCTCCTCCAGTACTCGGATCCTGAGTTCTACGCCTACCTCCTCTCCCGGGGTGCCGACGACTTCTTCTTCTGCTAccgctggctgctgctggagctgaaaCGGGAGTTTGCCTTTGAGGACGCCTTGCGGATGCTGGAGATAACCTGGAGCTCCTTGCCACCGGATCCTCCGGAGAAGGAGGTGGAGCTGGTGGGGCCGCCGGCCAGGCTTAGTGAGAGCGGCCAGCCTGTCCGCCAACGCCACATGCTGCGGCCCACCTGTAGCTTCGATGCGACTGGGGACCGGCCTTGCTTGGAGGAGCCCGGAGCCCGGCCTTGCCTGGAGCAGAAGACCTTATTGAAGCAATCCAGCTTTGGGGAATTCAAGTACTACAGCGCTCGTGAGGACAGCTCCGAGGAAGAGCCTTCCCTGAGATCCCAGCGCTccatggaggaagaggaggacttCTGCAGCGAGCAGGACCCCTTGCTCCAGCTCCCGGCCATGACCAAGTCTTTCTCCGCCCCGTCCCTCCGGCCCCTGACCCCGCCCACGCCCTCCCgagactccccctcctccccctcccccctctctggcAGCGAGAAGAACGAGAGCCTGCCGGAGGAGAAGGGAGATTTGGCAGGTGACACGCCATCCTCCCcacccagcagccccctccccaccgccccctccccagccacggTGAGCTTGCCTCCGCCGCAGGAGTTCGGCAAAGGCAACCCCTTCATGCTCTTCCTCTGCCTGGCCATCCTGCTGGAGCACCGGGACCACATCATGAAGAACAACATGGACTACAACGAGCTGGCCATGCACTTCGACCGCCTGGTGCGCCGGCACAATCTGGCCAAGGTGCTGCACCGGGCCAAAGCCCTCTTCGCCGACTACCTGCAGTCCGAGGTCTGGGACTCCGAGGAGGGGGACGAGGCGGCCGCAGAGTCCCCAGCCGTCTcatga
- the PORCN gene encoding protein-serine O-palmitoleoyltransferase porcupine isoform X3, whose translation MATFTRQEFYQQLLQGCVIPTAQQGLEQIWLLLLICLACRLLWRLPLPGYAKHLSTVVGGFYALHHFFQLQMVWVVLLSLLCYLVLFLCRHSAHRGVFLSITILIYLLMGEMHMVDTVTWHKMRGAQMIVAMKAVSLGFDLDRGELPAVPSPVEFMGYIYFVGTAIFGPWSRFRSYLQAVESRTLSLPWLRKVSRSLLLSIICLLVSTCVAPYLFSYFIPLYGYRQLRKGLAVRWLRAYESAISFHFSSYFVGFLSEATATLAGAGFTEEKDNLKWDLTVSRPLNVELPRSMVEVVTSWNLPMSSWLNSYVFKNSLQLGTFSAVIVTYAASALLHGLSFHLAAVLLSLGFITYVEHVLRKRLSVIFDACLLSKRCPPGCPHRHNTNLWVRLLNLLFGALAVFHLAYLGSLFDIDADDTVEEQGYSMSYTIYKWSELSWASHWVTFGCWVFYRLIG comes from the exons ATGGCCACTTTCACCCGCCAGGAGTTctaccagcagctgctgcagggctgcgtGATCCCCAcggcccagcaggggctggagcagatcTGGCTCCTGCTGCTCATCTGCCTGGCCTGCCGCCTGCTCTGGAGGCTGC ctctgcccggcTATGCTAAGCACCTCAGCACGGTGGTGGGGGGGTTCTACGCCCTCCACCACTTCTTCCAGCTGCAGATGGTCTGGGTGGTGTTGCTCAGCCTGCTGTGCTACCTGGTTCTCTTCCTGTGCCGGCACTCGGCCCACCGTGGGGTCTTCCTCTCCATCACCATCCTCATCTACCTCCTCATGGG GGAGATGCACATGGTGGATACCGTGACCTGGCATAAAATGAGAG GGGCCCAGATGATTGTGGCGATGAAGGCCGTGTCCCTGGGCTTCGACCTGGACCGCGGGGAGCTCCCGGCTGTCCCTTCCCCCGTGGAGTTCATGGGCTACATCTACTTTGTGGGCACGGCCATCTTTGGGCCCTGGAGCCGCTTCCGCAGCTACCTCCAGGCGGTGGAGAGCCGGACCCTG AGCCTCCCCTGGCTGCGGAAGGTGTCCCGGAGCCTCCTCCTCTCCATCATCTGCCTCCTCGTCTCCACCTGCGTCGCCCCCTACCTGTTCTCCTACTTCATCCCGCTCTACGGCTACCGGCAGCTCAGGAA GGGCTTGGCAGTGAG GTGGCTCCGGGCCTACGAAAGTGCCATCTCCTTCCACTTCAGCAGCTACTTCGTGGGATTCCTCTCCGAGGCCACGGCCACGCTGGCTGGGGCAGGATTCACCGAGGAGAAGGACAACCTCAAATG GGACCTGACGGTGTCCCGACCCTTGAATGTTGAGCTGCCCCGGTCGATGGTGGAAGTCGTCACCAGCTGGAACCTGCCCATGTCCAGTTGGCTTAACTCCT ATGTCTTTAAGAACAGCCTGCAACTGGGGACTTTCTCCGCTGTCATTGTCACGTACGCCGCCAGCGCCCTCCTGCAT ggACTCAGCTTCCACTTGGCCGCTGTGCTGCTGTCTCTGGGATTCATCACCTACGTGGAGCATG TCCTCCGGAAGCGCCTCTCTGTCATCTTTGACGCCTGCCTCCTCTCCAAGCGCTGCCCGCCCGGCTGTCCCCACCGCCATAACACG AATCTCTGGGTTCGGCTGCTGAACCTGCTTTTCGGCGCTCTGGCTGTCTTCCACCTGGCCTACTTGGGCTCACTTTTTGACATCGACGCTGATGACACcgtagaggagcag GGCTACAGCATGTCCTATACCATCTATAAGTGGTCGGAGCTGAGCTGGGCCAGCCACTGGGTCACCTTCGGCTGCTGGGTCTTCTACCGCCTCATCGGCTGA
- the PORCN gene encoding protein-serine O-palmitoleoyltransferase porcupine isoform X1, whose product MATFTRQEFYQQLLQGCVIPTAQQGLEQIWLLLLICLACRLLWRLPLPGYAKHLSTVVGGFYALHHFFQLQMVWVVLLSLLCYLVLFLCRHSAHRGVFLSITILIYLLMGEMHMVDTVTWHKMRGAQMIVAMKAVSLGFDLDRGELPAVPSPVEFMGYIYFVGTAIFGPWSRFRSYLQAVESRTLSLPWLRKVSRSLLLSIICLLVSTCVAPYLFSYFIPLYGYRQLRKRKRKARGLAVRWLRAYESAISFHFSSYFVGFLSEATATLAGAGFTEEKDNLKWDLTVSRPLNVELPRSMVEVVTSWNLPMSSWLNSYVFKNSLQLGTFSAVIVTYAASALLHGLSFHLAAVLLSLGFITYVEHVLRKRLSVIFDACLLSKRCPPGCPHRHNTNLWVRLLNLLFGALAVFHLAYLGSLFDIDADDTVEEQGYSMSYTIYKWSELSWASHWVTFGCWVFYRLIG is encoded by the exons ATGGCCACTTTCACCCGCCAGGAGTTctaccagcagctgctgcagggctgcgtGATCCCCAcggcccagcaggggctggagcagatcTGGCTCCTGCTGCTCATCTGCCTGGCCTGCCGCCTGCTCTGGAGGCTGC ctctgcccggcTATGCTAAGCACCTCAGCACGGTGGTGGGGGGGTTCTACGCCCTCCACCACTTCTTCCAGCTGCAGATGGTCTGGGTGGTGTTGCTCAGCCTGCTGTGCTACCTGGTTCTCTTCCTGTGCCGGCACTCGGCCCACCGTGGGGTCTTCCTCTCCATCACCATCCTCATCTACCTCCTCATGGG GGAGATGCACATGGTGGATACCGTGACCTGGCATAAAATGAGAG GGGCCCAGATGATTGTGGCGATGAAGGCCGTGTCCCTGGGCTTCGACCTGGACCGCGGGGAGCTCCCGGCTGTCCCTTCCCCCGTGGAGTTCATGGGCTACATCTACTTTGTGGGCACGGCCATCTTTGGGCCCTGGAGCCGCTTCCGCAGCTACCTCCAGGCGGTGGAGAGCCGGACCCTG AGCCTCCCCTGGCTGCGGAAGGTGTCCCGGAGCCTCCTCCTCTCCATCATCTGCCTCCTCGTCTCCACCTGCGTCGCCCCCTACCTGTTCTCCTACTTCATCCCGCTCTACGGCTACCGGCAGCTCAGGAA GAGGAAGCGGAAGGCCAG GGGCTTGGCAGTGAG GTGGCTCCGGGCCTACGAAAGTGCCATCTCCTTCCACTTCAGCAGCTACTTCGTGGGATTCCTCTCCGAGGCCACGGCCACGCTGGCTGGGGCAGGATTCACCGAGGAGAAGGACAACCTCAAATG GGACCTGACGGTGTCCCGACCCTTGAATGTTGAGCTGCCCCGGTCGATGGTGGAAGTCGTCACCAGCTGGAACCTGCCCATGTCCAGTTGGCTTAACTCCT ATGTCTTTAAGAACAGCCTGCAACTGGGGACTTTCTCCGCTGTCATTGTCACGTACGCCGCCAGCGCCCTCCTGCAT ggACTCAGCTTCCACTTGGCCGCTGTGCTGCTGTCTCTGGGATTCATCACCTACGTGGAGCATG TCCTCCGGAAGCGCCTCTCTGTCATCTTTGACGCCTGCCTCCTCTCCAAGCGCTGCCCGCCCGGCTGTCCCCACCGCCATAACACG AATCTCTGGGTTCGGCTGCTGAACCTGCTTTTCGGCGCTCTGGCTGTCTTCCACCTGGCCTACTTGGGCTCACTTTTTGACATCGACGCTGATGACACcgtagaggagcag GGCTACAGCATGTCCTATACCATCTATAAGTGGTCGGAGCTGAGCTGGGCCAGCCACTGGGTCACCTTCGGCTGCTGGGTCTTCTACCGCCTCATCGGCTGA
- the PORCN gene encoding protein-serine O-palmitoleoyltransferase porcupine isoform X2, producing the protein MATFTRQEFYQQLLQGCVIPTAQQGLEQIWLLLLICLACRLLWRLPLPGYAKHLSTVVGGFYALHHFFQLQMVWVVLLSLLCYLVLFLCRHSAHRGVFLSITILIYLLMGEMHMVDTVTWHKMRGAQMIVAMKAVSLGFDLDRGELPAVPSPVEFMGYIYFVGTAIFGPWSRFRSYLQAVESRTLSLPWLRKVSRSLLLSIICLLVSTCVAPYLFSYFIPLYGYRQLRKRKRKARWLRAYESAISFHFSSYFVGFLSEATATLAGAGFTEEKDNLKWDLTVSRPLNVELPRSMVEVVTSWNLPMSSWLNSYVFKNSLQLGTFSAVIVTYAASALLHGLSFHLAAVLLSLGFITYVEHVLRKRLSVIFDACLLSKRCPPGCPHRHNTNLWVRLLNLLFGALAVFHLAYLGSLFDIDADDTVEEQGYSMSYTIYKWSELSWASHWVTFGCWVFYRLIG; encoded by the exons ATGGCCACTTTCACCCGCCAGGAGTTctaccagcagctgctgcagggctgcgtGATCCCCAcggcccagcaggggctggagcagatcTGGCTCCTGCTGCTCATCTGCCTGGCCTGCCGCCTGCTCTGGAGGCTGC ctctgcccggcTATGCTAAGCACCTCAGCACGGTGGTGGGGGGGTTCTACGCCCTCCACCACTTCTTCCAGCTGCAGATGGTCTGGGTGGTGTTGCTCAGCCTGCTGTGCTACCTGGTTCTCTTCCTGTGCCGGCACTCGGCCCACCGTGGGGTCTTCCTCTCCATCACCATCCTCATCTACCTCCTCATGGG GGAGATGCACATGGTGGATACCGTGACCTGGCATAAAATGAGAG GGGCCCAGATGATTGTGGCGATGAAGGCCGTGTCCCTGGGCTTCGACCTGGACCGCGGGGAGCTCCCGGCTGTCCCTTCCCCCGTGGAGTTCATGGGCTACATCTACTTTGTGGGCACGGCCATCTTTGGGCCCTGGAGCCGCTTCCGCAGCTACCTCCAGGCGGTGGAGAGCCGGACCCTG AGCCTCCCCTGGCTGCGGAAGGTGTCCCGGAGCCTCCTCCTCTCCATCATCTGCCTCCTCGTCTCCACCTGCGTCGCCCCCTACCTGTTCTCCTACTTCATCCCGCTCTACGGCTACCGGCAGCTCAGGAA GAGGAAGCGGAAGGCCAG GTGGCTCCGGGCCTACGAAAGTGCCATCTCCTTCCACTTCAGCAGCTACTTCGTGGGATTCCTCTCCGAGGCCACGGCCACGCTGGCTGGGGCAGGATTCACCGAGGAGAAGGACAACCTCAAATG GGACCTGACGGTGTCCCGACCCTTGAATGTTGAGCTGCCCCGGTCGATGGTGGAAGTCGTCACCAGCTGGAACCTGCCCATGTCCAGTTGGCTTAACTCCT ATGTCTTTAAGAACAGCCTGCAACTGGGGACTTTCTCCGCTGTCATTGTCACGTACGCCGCCAGCGCCCTCCTGCAT ggACTCAGCTTCCACTTGGCCGCTGTGCTGCTGTCTCTGGGATTCATCACCTACGTGGAGCATG TCCTCCGGAAGCGCCTCTCTGTCATCTTTGACGCCTGCCTCCTCTCCAAGCGCTGCCCGCCCGGCTGTCCCCACCGCCATAACACG AATCTCTGGGTTCGGCTGCTGAACCTGCTTTTCGGCGCTCTGGCTGTCTTCCACCTGGCCTACTTGGGCTCACTTTTTGACATCGACGCTGATGACACcgtagaggagcag GGCTACAGCATGTCCTATACCATCTATAAGTGGTCGGAGCTGAGCTGGGCCAGCCACTGGGTCACCTTCGGCTGCTGGGTCTTCTACCGCCTCATCGGCTGA
- the PORCN gene encoding protein-serine O-palmitoleoyltransferase porcupine isoform X4: MATFTRQEFYQQLLQGCVIPTAQQGLEQIWLLLLICLACRLLWRLPLPGYAKHLSTVVGGFYALHHFFQLQMVWVVLLSLLCYLVLFLCRHSAHRGVFLSITILIYLLMGEMHMVDTVTWHKMRGAQMIVAMKAVSLGFDLDRGELPAVPSPVEFMGYIYFVGTAIFGPWSRFRSYLQAVESRTLSLPWLRKVSRSLLLSIICLLVSTCVAPYLFSYFIPLYGYRQLRKWLRAYESAISFHFSSYFVGFLSEATATLAGAGFTEEKDNLKWDLTVSRPLNVELPRSMVEVVTSWNLPMSSWLNSYVFKNSLQLGTFSAVIVTYAASALLHGLSFHLAAVLLSLGFITYVEHVLRKRLSVIFDACLLSKRCPPGCPHRHNTNLWVRLLNLLFGALAVFHLAYLGSLFDIDADDTVEEQGYSMSYTIYKWSELSWASHWVTFGCWVFYRLIG, from the exons ATGGCCACTTTCACCCGCCAGGAGTTctaccagcagctgctgcagggctgcgtGATCCCCAcggcccagcaggggctggagcagatcTGGCTCCTGCTGCTCATCTGCCTGGCCTGCCGCCTGCTCTGGAGGCTGC ctctgcccggcTATGCTAAGCACCTCAGCACGGTGGTGGGGGGGTTCTACGCCCTCCACCACTTCTTCCAGCTGCAGATGGTCTGGGTGGTGTTGCTCAGCCTGCTGTGCTACCTGGTTCTCTTCCTGTGCCGGCACTCGGCCCACCGTGGGGTCTTCCTCTCCATCACCATCCTCATCTACCTCCTCATGGG GGAGATGCACATGGTGGATACCGTGACCTGGCATAAAATGAGAG GGGCCCAGATGATTGTGGCGATGAAGGCCGTGTCCCTGGGCTTCGACCTGGACCGCGGGGAGCTCCCGGCTGTCCCTTCCCCCGTGGAGTTCATGGGCTACATCTACTTTGTGGGCACGGCCATCTTTGGGCCCTGGAGCCGCTTCCGCAGCTACCTCCAGGCGGTGGAGAGCCGGACCCTG AGCCTCCCCTGGCTGCGGAAGGTGTCCCGGAGCCTCCTCCTCTCCATCATCTGCCTCCTCGTCTCCACCTGCGTCGCCCCCTACCTGTTCTCCTACTTCATCCCGCTCTACGGCTACCGGCAGCTCAGGAA GTGGCTCCGGGCCTACGAAAGTGCCATCTCCTTCCACTTCAGCAGCTACTTCGTGGGATTCCTCTCCGAGGCCACGGCCACGCTGGCTGGGGCAGGATTCACCGAGGAGAAGGACAACCTCAAATG GGACCTGACGGTGTCCCGACCCTTGAATGTTGAGCTGCCCCGGTCGATGGTGGAAGTCGTCACCAGCTGGAACCTGCCCATGTCCAGTTGGCTTAACTCCT ATGTCTTTAAGAACAGCCTGCAACTGGGGACTTTCTCCGCTGTCATTGTCACGTACGCCGCCAGCGCCCTCCTGCAT ggACTCAGCTTCCACTTGGCCGCTGTGCTGCTGTCTCTGGGATTCATCACCTACGTGGAGCATG TCCTCCGGAAGCGCCTCTCTGTCATCTTTGACGCCTGCCTCCTCTCCAAGCGCTGCCCGCCCGGCTGTCCCCACCGCCATAACACG AATCTCTGGGTTCGGCTGCTGAACCTGCTTTTCGGCGCTCTGGCTGTCTTCCACCTGGCCTACTTGGGCTCACTTTTTGACATCGACGCTGATGACACcgtagaggagcag GGCTACAGCATGTCCTATACCATCTATAAGTGGTCGGAGCTGAGCTGGGCCAGCCACTGGGTCACCTTCGGCTGCTGGGTCTTCTACCGCCTCATCGGCTGA
- the EBP gene encoding 3-beta-hydroxysteroid-Delta(8),Delta(7)-isomerase encodes MGLEAEPLAAPHPYWPRDLEIRRYIPNDRPTWHSLAFLFSVSAALLTLTWLAAGWRGWTGAPMRPGRRLALCWFAICGFIHGVIEGWFSLYHTDIPGDQSFLSQLWKEYAKGDSRYVIEDNFTVCMETITAWAWGPLSLCTVLAFLQRQPHRYVLQLVVSLGQLYGDVLYFYTEYREGFAHSEMWHPLYFWFYFVFMNALWIVIPSILLLDAWGHLSAAQRALDSVKPKRH; translated from the exons ATGGGGCTGGAGGCTGAGCCCCTCGCCGCCCCCCACCCTTACTGGCCCCGGGACCTGGAGATCCGGCGCTACATCCCCAACGACCGCCCCACCTGGCACAGCCTGGCTTTCCTCTTCTCTGTCTCGGCGGCCCTGCTGACGCTCACCTGGCTGGCCGCCGGCTGGCGGGGGTGGACGGGGGCGCCCATGAGGCCCGGGCGCCGCCTGGCCCTCTGTTGGTTCGCCATCTGCGGCTTCATCCATGGCGTGATTGAGGGCTGGTTCAGCCTCTACCACACGGATATACCAGGGGAccagtccttcctctcccagctgt GGAAGGAGTACGCCAAAGGAGACAGCCGATATGTCAT AGAGGACAATTTCACCGTGTGCATGGAGACCATCACTGCCTGGGCGTGGGGCCCGCTGAGCCTCTGCACTGTGCTGGCCTTCCTGCAGCGCCAGCCCCACCGCTACGTCCTGCAGCTGGTGGTGTCGCTGG gccagctGTACGGCGACGTCCTGTACTTCTACACTGAGTACCGAGAGGGCTTCGCCCACAGCGAGATGTGGCACCCGCTTTACTTCTGGTTCTACTTCGTCTTCATGAACGCCCTGTGGATCGTCAtcccctccatcctcctcctcgaCGCCTGGGGGCACCTGAGCGCTGCCCAGAGGGCGCTGGACTCTGTCAAGCCCAAGAGACACTGA